One segment of Nostoc flagelliforme CCNUN1 DNA contains the following:
- the rph gene encoding ribonuclease PH: MAWQRPDGRLAYELRPISFHPNFTRFAPGSVLARCGDTQVLCTVSVNKGVPKFLEGTGKGWLTAEYRMLPSATQKRQERELLKLSGRTQEIQRLIGRSLRAAVDFEALGEHTLTVDADVLQADAGTRTTAITGSFVALAHAISKLLQEGVLERSPLCGQVAAVSVGLLEGEPFLDLDYIEDVAATVDFNVVMNQHLGIIEVQGTAEEGSFSRTQLNQLLDVAQKGIQELLIAQREAIADWEALFLIN; the protein is encoded by the coding sequence ATGGCTTGGCAGCGTCCTGACGGTCGTCTTGCTTACGAACTACGTCCGATCAGCTTTCACCCTAATTTTACCCGCTTTGCCCCCGGTTCTGTTCTCGCAAGATGCGGTGATACTCAAGTACTTTGTACTGTTAGCGTTAATAAGGGAGTTCCGAAGTTTCTCGAAGGAACTGGTAAAGGCTGGTTAACTGCTGAGTACCGAATGCTACCATCTGCTACCCAAAAACGCCAAGAAAGGGAATTATTAAAATTATCTGGACGGACGCAAGAAATTCAACGTTTAATTGGCCGCAGTTTACGCGCAGCAGTTGATTTTGAAGCGTTGGGAGAACACACGCTGACTGTGGACGCTGATGTGTTGCAAGCAGACGCTGGAACTCGGACAACAGCCATTACAGGCTCGTTTGTGGCCTTGGCTCATGCGATTTCTAAATTGTTGCAAGAGGGGGTGTTAGAGCGATCGCCTCTGTGTGGACAGGTAGCAGCTGTTTCCGTAGGATTACTGGAGGGAGAGCCATTTTTGGATCTGGATTATATCGAAGATGTGGCTGCGACAGTAGATTTTAACGTGGTGATGAATCAACATCTGGGAATCATTGAAGTCCAGGGAACAGCCGAAGAAGGCAGCTTTAGCCGGACTCAGTTAAATCAACTGCTAGATGTCGCCCAAAAAGGAATTCAGGAATTGTTAATCGCTCAACGCGAAGCGATCGCTGACTGGGAAGCACTGTTTTTGATTAATTAG
- a CDS encoding adenylate kinase family protein, with translation MRLVILGGSGSGKSTQAQRLCRYFDIPMISTGEILREAISSDSLLAELQWSETDPRTSLSVYASLSELGYHARPYMQKGELVPDEMIVELIRIRLRQPDINCDWVLEGYPRTAFQAEELDFLLDNLEQKLDWAIYLQVPEAVIVSRSLGRSLPDDQPEIVQRRVELFYDRTIPILEYYDHHRRLLTINGDQSPDMVQQNILTLLSVP, from the coding sequence GTGAGATTGGTGATTCTGGGAGGTTCAGGATCGGGTAAAAGCACTCAAGCACAAAGGCTTTGCAGATACTTTGATATTCCGATGATTTCTACTGGTGAGATTTTACGGGAAGCGATATCTAGCGATAGCCTGCTCGCGGAGTTGCAATGGTCGGAAACTGACCCCCGGACTTCTCTTTCGGTTTACGCTAGCCTGAGTGAACTAGGTTACCACGCCCGACCCTATATGCAAAAAGGGGAGTTAGTTCCAGATGAAATGATCGTTGAATTGATCCGAATTCGCCTCAGACAACCAGATATTAACTGCGATTGGGTGTTGGAAGGCTATCCCCGTACCGCCTTCCAAGCTGAAGAATTAGATTTTTTATTGGATAATTTAGAGCAAAAGCTAGATTGGGCAATTTATCTCCAAGTCCCAGAAGCTGTTATAGTTAGCCGATCCTTGGGGCGATCGCTACCAGATGACCAACCAGAAATCGTGCAACGCCGTGTAGAATTATTCTATGATCGCACCATTCCCATCCTAGAATATTACGACCATCATCGCCGCTTATTGACCATCAACGGCGACCAGTCACCAGATATGGTGCAGCAAAATATTTTGACTCTGCTTTCAGTTCCTTAG
- a CDS encoding P-loop NTPase family protein: MVAQLETPSINSPLTLPYPVEGLVQVFTSSHRNFFTSVMAQALRIAGQGTPVLIVQFLKGGIRQGQDRPIQLGQNLDWIRCDLPRCIDTPHLDDMENQALQKLWQYTQQVVCNSKYSLVVLDELSLAINFGLIPETEVLAFLAKRPPHVDIILTGPEMPKSLLDVADQITEIRRSYRP, translated from the coding sequence ATGGTTGCTCAACTAGAAACTCCAAGTATAAATTCACCCCTTACCTTACCATATCCAGTGGAAGGGCTAGTGCAAGTTTTCACTAGCTCCCATCGCAACTTTTTTACGAGCGTTATGGCCCAAGCACTGAGGATAGCTGGACAAGGAACGCCAGTATTAATAGTGCAGTTTCTCAAAGGAGGTATTCGTCAAGGACAGGATCGACCTATACAACTAGGACAAAATTTAGATTGGATTCGCTGTGATTTGCCTCGTTGTATTGATACACCACATTTAGACGATATGGAAAATCAAGCTTTACAAAAGCTGTGGCAGTATACACAACAAGTAGTATGTAATAGTAAGTATTCTCTCGTTGTCTTAGATGAGTTAAGTTTAGCGATTAACTTTGGTTTAATTCCTGAAACGGAAGTTTTAGCGTTTCTGGCAAAACGCCCTCCCCACGTTGATATCATTTTGACAGGGCCAGAGATGCCAAAATCTCTTCTCGATGTAGCAGATCAAATTACAGAAATCCGCCGGAGTTATCGACCTTAA
- the dcd gene encoding dCTP deaminase — protein MIKNDIWITEMAQKGLISPFEPSLIRHVENLPVISFGLSSFGYDIRLSPDDFRIFRHIPGTVVDPKNFNPENLERTELHTDVNGKYFILPAHSYGLGVALERLEIPDNITVICIGKSTYARCGIIANVTPAEAAWRGYLTLELSNASSADCRIYASEGIVQLMFLEGEPCAVNYEARQGKYQDQLKGVTLAKV, from the coding sequence GTGATTAAAAACGATATCTGGATTACTGAAATGGCTCAAAAGGGTTTGATTTCGCCCTTTGAGCCAAGTTTAATACGTCACGTTGAGAATTTACCTGTAATTTCATTTGGTCTTAGCAGCTTTGGCTATGACATCAGACTCTCACCAGATGATTTCCGCATTTTTAGGCATATTCCAGGCACTGTAGTAGATCCTAAGAATTTTAATCCTGAAAACTTGGAGCGAACAGAACTCCATACAGATGTTAATGGCAAATACTTTATTTTGCCTGCCCACTCCTATGGGCTTGGGGTTGCCCTTGAAAGGCTGGAAATCCCAGATAATATTACAGTAATTTGTATAGGTAAAAGTACTTATGCTCGTTGTGGAATAATTGCAAATGTAACTCCAGCAGAAGCTGCTTGGCGTGGTTACTTGACACTAGAGTTATCCAACGCTTCTAGCGCTGATTGCCGCATTTACGCCAGTGAAGGAATAGTACAGTTGATGTTTTTGGAAGGAGAACCATGTGCTGTAAATTATGAAGCACGCCAGGGTAAGTATCAAGACCAGCTAAAGGGTGTAACTCTAGCTAAGGTTTAA
- a CDS encoding dCTP deaminase domain-containing protein, which translates to MSVIPFILDGSNRTVVETREEYERAGGLEGDVIFIQNLNIKQIHNTKSSNASYDLRVGDEYRDHRDSGKTDLLENGTISLQPGSAVIIETVESVQFPKSRFGHVVPKVSLLQDGLSNTSSKIDPGYEGKLSITVFNLGKRTVQLKKAQDFCTLYVLDVREGVIPYTKDAKKIAGNSRKDLLSRVRDFIETNQTYFTIILTIATIVLTIVQIVQPLGKQEIQTLPKESREKIK; encoded by the coding sequence ATGAGTGTTATCCCATTTATATTGGATGGTAGTAATAGAACAGTTGTAGAGACTAGGGAAGAGTACGAGAGAGCTGGTGGTCTTGAAGGAGATGTAATTTTTATACAGAATCTCAATATCAAACAAATTCATAATACGAAGTCTAGCAATGCCAGCTATGATTTAAGAGTTGGTGATGAATACAGAGATCATAGAGACTCTGGTAAAACTGATCTGTTGGAGAATGGCACAATATCTCTTCAACCAGGTTCTGCCGTCATTATTGAGACAGTTGAATCAGTTCAATTTCCCAAATCTAGATTTGGCCATGTAGTTCCAAAAGTATCTCTTCTGCAAGATGGGTTATCTAACACCTCATCAAAGATAGACCCTGGATATGAAGGAAAACTTTCTATCACAGTTTTCAATTTAGGCAAAAGAACAGTTCAGCTTAAGAAAGCACAAGATTTTTGTACACTCTATGTACTTGATGTCAGAGAAGGAGTTATTCCTTATACAAAAGACGCTAAAAAAATTGCCGGAAACTCTAGAAAGGATTTATTAAGTAGAGTTAGAGATTTTATTGAGACAAATCAGACCTACTTTACTATTATCTTAACTATTGCAACCATAGTTTTAACAATAGTTCAAATTGTGCAGCCTTTAGGTAAACAGGAAATACAGACACTTCCTAAAGAAAGCAGAGAGAAAATTAAATAA
- a CDS encoding XisI protein has protein sequence MDKLAKYRQIIQQVVTSHAQIKPAYGEIERQTIFDLQHDHYQVVNTGWENRRRVYGCLIHLDIRDHKIWIQYDGTEVGVANELVGYGIPKQDIVLAYQPPYMRRLTEFAVG, from the coding sequence ATGGATAAACTAGCGAAGTATAGACAAATCATCCAGCAAGTTGTGACAAGTCATGCTCAGATTAAACCTGCTTATGGTGAAATCGAACGACAAACTATTTTTGATTTACAACATGATCATTATCAAGTTGTGAATACGGGTTGGGAAAATCGTCGTCGGGTTTATGGCTGTTTAATTCATCTAGATATTCGAGATCATAAAATTTGGATTCAGTATGATGGGACTGAGGTTGGCGTGGCTAATGAATTAGTGGGGTATGGTATTCCAAAGCAGGATATTGTGCTGGCTTATCAGCCTCCTTATATGCGGAGGCTGACAGAATTTGCAGTGGGATAA
- a CDS encoding XisH family protein: MSARDIFHNLVRLALQKDGWTITHDPLSIDLADGQLQIDLGAERLIAAQKQDERIAVEIKSFVAPSAIYEFHTALGQCLNYRVALKLKEPERILYLAVPLETYEDFFSRQLPQLSIHEYQLKLLVFDPENEVIVQWIN, from the coding sequence ATGTCTGCAAGAGATATTTTCCATAATCTAGTTAGATTGGCTTTGCAAAAAGATGGCTGGACAATTACACACGATCCACTGTCTATTGACTTAGCAGATGGACAATTGCAAATTGATTTGGGTGCAGAACGATTAATTGCTGCCCAAAAGCAAGACGAACGAATTGCTGTAGAAATCAAGAGTTTTGTTGCTCCTTCTGCGATTTATGAGTTTCATACAGCTTTGGGACAATGTTTAAATTATCGAGTAGCGCTAAAACTGAAAGAACCAGAGCGAATTCTCTATTTAGCAGTTCCACTGGAAACTTATGAAGATTTTTTCTCACGGCAATTGCCACAACTGAGTATTCACGAATATCAATTGAAACTGCTAGTATTTGACCCGGAAAATGAGGTAATTGTACAATGGATAAACTAG
- the thyX gene encoding FAD-dependent thymidylate synthase, giving the protein MHRFRVEVIAKTPNPQQVIYAAMHQDYTDGFVYDERDSWPSESQSGEVIVKRLLAGERGHYGPLEHPQIVFNCGYFPHSVMQQARTHRVGVSFDVQSFRYTGNQFIDVVEGKKDIEDVFYLRPVGYYTDRQGKKYHYSPEQRAADLQWCLEAAKRYKTDFEAGMSEEHARGKVPFDYRQHFVVSFNLRSFLHFCDLRNKKDAQLEIQKLCEMMWPHFEDWAPAIAQWYEKQRLGKARLAP; this is encoded by the coding sequence ATGCATCGATTTCGAGTAGAGGTTATTGCCAAAACGCCAAACCCGCAGCAGGTGATTTATGCCGCGATGCACCAAGACTATACCGATGGGTTCGTGTATGATGAGCGCGACTCTTGGCCCTCGGAGTCACAAAGCGGCGAAGTTATTGTTAAGCGACTTTTAGCGGGCGAGAGAGGACACTATGGGCCTCTAGAGCATCCCCAGATTGTTTTTAACTGTGGCTACTTTCCTCACAGTGTGATGCAGCAGGCTCGTACTCATCGGGTAGGAGTATCATTTGATGTTCAGTCTTTTAGGTACACAGGCAACCAATTTATTGACGTAGTAGAAGGTAAGAAAGACATAGAAGATGTTTTTTACTTACGTCCCGTTGGTTATTACACTGATAGACAAGGCAAAAAATACCACTATTCACCAGAGCAACGAGCAGCAGATTTGCAGTGGTGTCTAGAAGCAGCTAAAAGATATAAAACTGATTTTGAGGCTGGCATGTCTGAAGAACACGCAAGAGGTAAAGTACCTTTTGATTATCGCCAGCATTTTGTAGTTAGCTTCAATTTAAGGTCTTTCTTGCATTTTTGTGACCTGAGAAACAAGAAAGATGCTCAACTTGAAATTCAAAAGTTGTGTGAAATGATGTGGCCTCATTTTGAAGATTGGGCACCTGCGATCGCACAATGGTATGAAAAGCAGCGTCTAGGTAAGGCAAGATTAGCACCATAA
- a CDS encoding chlorophyll a/b-binding protein: MRTNTAIIDDQGKLNNFAIEPKVYIDEQGDRTGFTPYAEMLNGRLAMIGFVSLIALEVFTGHGIVGVLASL, translated from the coding sequence ATGCGTACAAACACTGCTATAATTGATGACCAAGGCAAACTGAACAACTTTGCGATCGAGCCAAAGGTTTATATAGATGAGCAAGGCGATCGCACTGGTTTCACTCCCTATGCAGAAATGCTTAACGGTCGTTTAGCAATGATTGGTTTTGTCTCTCTGATAGCATTAGAAGTATTCACAGGACACGGCATCGTTGGTGTTTTGGCAAGTCTGTAA
- a CDS encoding thioredoxin family protein translates to MALTASTMLPLGTKAPDFNLPEVVSGKATSLSTFADKKALLVMFICRHCPFVKHIQQELVQLGKDYFTSDLAIVAISANDAKNYPDDAPESLQAFATEQGFNFTLCYDESQETAKAYTAACTPDFFVFDDQRQLVYRGQLDDSRPSNGKPVTGADLRAAIEAVLAGKPVTSEQKPSVGCNIKWKPGNQPSYFG, encoded by the coding sequence ATGGCTTTAACTGCTTCAACTATGTTGCCATTAGGCACAAAAGCACCAGATTTTAATCTACCGGAAGTAGTATCTGGAAAGGCAACTTCACTTTCCACCTTCGCAGATAAAAAAGCGTTGTTGGTAATGTTTATTTGTCGACATTGCCCATTTGTAAAGCACATTCAACAAGAATTAGTGCAGTTAGGAAAAGATTATTTTACAAGTGATTTAGCGATCGTTGCCATCAGTGCTAACGATGCAAAAAATTACCCAGATGATGCGCCAGAGTCGTTACAAGCATTTGCAACAGAACAAGGGTTTAATTTTACCTTATGTTACGACGAGAGTCAGGAAACGGCAAAGGCTTACACCGCAGCTTGTACACCTGATTTTTTTGTATTTGATGACCAACGGCAACTTGTTTATCGCGGACAATTAGATGATAGCCGCCCCAGTAATGGTAAACCCGTAACAGGCGCAGATTTACGCGCAGCCATTGAAGCAGTGCTAGCGGGTAAACCTGTTACAAGCGAGCAAAAGCCGAGTGTTGGTTGCAATATTAAATGGAAACCTGGAAACCAACCCAGTTATTTTGGTTGA
- a CDS encoding glutathione S-transferase family protein: MGLGILKDGQWISRRDQEDSEGKFIRPSTTFRNHITSDGSSGLKAEAGRYHLYISWACPWACRTAILRQLKGLQNVIGLSVVAAEIDQNSWEFGDEPGCIPDTVNGTQYLWQLYLKADPNYSGRVTVPVLWDIQNGTIVNNESREIIRMFDTEFNAFAKQNINFYPEHLQKLIDETIDKIYQPINNGVYRAGFATTQSAYDEAVTELFTALDYWEKILANQRYLCGNQVTEADWCMFTTLFRFDVVYYVHFKCNLRRIVDYPNLWNYLKELYQLPGVKETCNLDHIKRHYYKSHPQVNPTRIVPKGPLIDFDAPHNRDKIFA; this comes from the coding sequence ATGGGTTTGGGAATTCTTAAAGATGGTCAATGGATATCTCGAAGGGATCAAGAAGACTCAGAAGGTAAATTTATCCGTCCATCAACTACTTTCCGCAACCACATTACATCTGATGGTTCTAGTGGGTTGAAAGCTGAAGCAGGGCGCTATCATCTGTATATTTCTTGGGCTTGCCCTTGGGCGTGTCGCACTGCCATTCTCCGCCAATTGAAAGGACTCCAAAATGTCATTGGGTTATCAGTCGTTGCCGCAGAAATCGATCAAAATAGCTGGGAATTTGGCGATGAACCGGGGTGCATTCCCGATACAGTCAACGGAACTCAATATCTTTGGCAACTTTATCTAAAAGCTGACCCTAACTATAGCGGTCGGGTGACAGTTCCAGTTTTATGGGATATCCAAAATGGGACAATTGTCAATAATGAATCCCGCGAAATCATTCGGATGTTTGATACAGAATTCAATGCTTTTGCAAAACAAAATATCAACTTTTATCCAGAACATTTACAAAAACTAATTGACGAGACGATTGATAAAATTTATCAACCAATAAATAACGGTGTCTACCGGGCGGGATTTGCTACCACTCAGTCGGCTTATGATGAAGCAGTAACGGAATTATTCACCGCTCTCGACTACTGGGAAAAAATACTGGCAAATCAACGCTATCTTTGCGGAAATCAAGTTACTGAGGCGGACTGGTGTATGTTCACCACTCTGTTTCGTTTCGATGTAGTTTATTATGTGCATTTCAAATGCAACTTACGCAGAATTGTAGATTATCCGAATCTGTGGAATTATCTCAAAGAACTTTACCAACTGCCGGGAGTTAAAGAAACTTGCAATCTTGACCATATCAAACGGCATTATTACAAAAGCCATCCCCAAGTTAATCCAACTCGCATCGTTCCAAAAGGGCCACTGATTGATTTTGATGCACCCCATAACCGGGATAAAATATTTGCTTGA
- the gatC gene encoding Asp-tRNA(Asn)/Glu-tRNA(Gln) amidotransferase subunit GatC has protein sequence MIDQEQVHKVANLARLELTPEEEEQFTTQLGSILDYIQQLDELDVSNVPPTTRAIDVSNITREDKLQPYPERESILNSAPEQEGEFFKVPKILNAE, from the coding sequence ATGATTGACCAAGAACAAGTTCATAAAGTAGCTAATCTTGCTCGTTTAGAATTAACTCCCGAAGAAGAAGAACAATTCACTACTCAGTTAGGAAGTATTCTGGATTATATTCAACAGTTGGATGAACTTGATGTTAGTAATGTGCCCCCAACAACGCGGGCAATCGATGTCAGCAACATCACACGAGAGGATAAATTACAACCCTATCCTGAGCGAGAAAGCATCCTCAACAGTGCGCCTGAACAGGAAGGCGAATTTTTCAAAGTACCAAAAATCCTCAATGCTGAATAG
- a CDS encoding photosystem I assembly protein Ycf3 translates to MPRTQKNDNFVDKSFTVMADIILKILPTNKKAKEAFVYYRDGMSAQAEGEYAEALEYYEEALTLEEDTNDRGYILYNMGLIYASNGDHNKALELYHQAVELNPRMPQALNNIAVIYHYQGEKEKEAGDNEAGEALFDQAADYWIRAIRMAPNNYIEAQNWLKTTGRSQIDVFF, encoded by the coding sequence ATGCCAAGAACACAAAAGAACGATAATTTTGTTGACAAATCCTTTACAGTGATGGCAGATATCATCCTGAAGATCCTGCCAACCAACAAAAAAGCTAAAGAAGCGTTTGTTTATTATCGAGATGGCATGTCAGCCCAAGCAGAAGGGGAATATGCTGAAGCATTGGAATATTATGAAGAAGCTCTAACACTAGAGGAAGATACCAACGATCGCGGCTATATTCTCTACAATATGGGGCTAATCTATGCCAGCAACGGCGACCATAACAAAGCTTTAGAATTGTACCACCAGGCAGTTGAGTTAAACCCACGTATGCCCCAAGCCTTGAACAACATCGCCGTGATTTATCACTACCAAGGCGAAAAAGAGAAAGAAGCTGGAGATAACGAAGCTGGCGAAGCACTGTTTGACCAAGCCGCAGACTATTGGATTCGAGCTATTCGCATGGCTCCCAATAACTACATCGAAGCTCAAAACTGGTTGAAAACCACCGGGCGATCGCAAATTGACGTATTCTTTTAG
- a CDS encoding SOS response-associated peptidase — MCGRFTLNQSAAALAEVFHVEPVVDLAAGYNIAPTQMVATVLENPESEKREFKQLYWGLIPSWAKDAGMGAKLINARAETVAEKPSFRSAFKHRRCLVIADGFYEWQRQQGKKQPFYFRLQDGQPFAFAGLWEKWRCLRQPEAGTPANEEIISCTILTTAANELLQPIHERMPVILKPEDYDLWLDSQVQTSQTLQQLLRPYPAPAMTSYPVSTLVNNSRHNSPECIIPLSEKNAPINQLN, encoded by the coding sequence ATGTGTGGAAGATTTACTCTAAATCAGTCAGCAGCAGCTTTAGCTGAGGTTTTCCATGTCGAACCAGTTGTGGATTTAGCAGCCGGATATAACATCGCACCTACCCAAATGGTGGCAACAGTGTTAGAAAATCCCGAAAGCGAAAAGCGTGAATTTAAGCAATTGTATTGGGGATTAATTCCGTCATGGGCGAAAGATGCAGGGATGGGGGCAAAGCTGATTAACGCTAGGGCTGAAACTGTTGCCGAAAAACCTTCTTTTCGTTCGGCTTTTAAGCATCGACGCTGTTTAGTGATAGCTGATGGCTTTTATGAGTGGCAACGGCAACAAGGCAAAAAGCAGCCATTTTATTTTCGCCTTCAAGATGGGCAGCCCTTCGCCTTTGCAGGTTTGTGGGAGAAATGGCGATGCCTACGGCAACCCGAAGCGGGAACGCCTGCTAACGAAGAAATAATCTCTTGTACAATTTTGACAACCGCAGCTAACGAATTACTCCAACCTATCCACGAGCGGATGCCAGTGATTCTAAAGCCAGAAGATTACGATTTATGGCTAGATTCCCAAGTGCAAACTTCCCAAACCCTACAGCAGCTATTGCGTCCCTATCCAGCGCCAGCAATGACTTCGTATCCAGTTAGCACCTTGGTAAACAACTCTCGGCATAATAGTCCAGAGTGCATCATCCCACTCAGTGAGAAGAATGCCCCCATAAATCAGTTAAATTAG
- a CDS encoding glutathione S-transferase family protein codes for MELLRLYDFLPSGNGYKIRLLLTQLGMPFERVELNILKGETRTPEFLTKNPNGKIPIIEIEADKYLAESNAILVYLSEGTEFLPYDRFLRAQVLQWLCFEQYSHEPFIATSRFWISILGKTEEYSEAIKQKREPGYAALSLMEKHLTSHTFFVGERYTIADIALFAYTHVADEGGFDLTQFPAIQNWIERIKAQPRYISITQA; via the coding sequence ATGGAACTACTGCGTTTGTACGATTTTTTACCTTCTGGGAATGGTTATAAGATACGTCTTTTATTGACACAACTAGGTATGCCTTTTGAGAGGGTAGAGCTTAACATTTTAAAAGGTGAGACTCGAACACCAGAATTTTTAACTAAAAATCCCAATGGAAAGATACCTATTATTGAAATCGAGGCAGACAAATACTTGGCAGAATCAAATGCCATATTGGTATATCTAAGTGAAGGTACAGAATTTTTACCATACGACCGCTTTTTACGAGCGCAAGTGCTGCAATGGTTATGTTTTGAACAGTATAGCCATGAACCTTTTATTGCTACATCAAGATTTTGGATTTCTATTTTAGGTAAAACTGAAGAATATAGTGAAGCTATAAAGCAAAAACGTGAACCAGGTTATGCAGCACTTAGCCTGATGGAAAAACACTTAACTTCTCACACCTTTTTTGTAGGAGAGCGTTACACAATTGCTGATATCGCCTTGTTCGCGTACACTCATGTAGCTGATGAAGGTGGGTTCGATTTAACACAATTTCCTGCTATCCAAAATTGGATAGAAAGAATCAAAGCTCAACCAAGGTATATCAGTATTACACAAGCATAA
- a CDS encoding DUF167 domain-containing protein has product MQKQVKVKPNSKQQKIEEQPDGSLTVYLKSPPIDGKANEELIKLLAKKFDVAKSDIRIKSGLSSRVKLIEIDTDY; this is encoded by the coding sequence ATGCAAAAACAAGTCAAGGTTAAACCTAATTCAAAACAGCAAAAAATTGAAGAACAGCCTGATGGCAGTTTGACTGTTTATTTAAAATCGCCCCCAATTGATGGTAAGGCTAATGAAGAGTTAATTAAACTACTAGCAAAGAAATTTGATGTAGCCAAATCTGATATCAGAATAAAATCAGGTTTGTCCTCTCGGGTAAAGCTGATAGAAATTGATACAGACTACTAG
- a CDS encoding ribosomal maturation YjgA family protein, protein MLQHRNQTIFIILSLLIVVPMGFLFKYYTGPAHQWFNDYGAAIFYEIFWCLFAFWFFRSRAAIIQIPIWVFVITCILEFLQLWHPPLLEEIRATLIGKLLLGTTFVWWDFPHYVLGSVLGWLWLRQLHKIGYAKTSQG, encoded by the coding sequence ATGCTCCAACATCGTAACCAAACAATATTTATTATTCTTTCTCTGCTCATCGTTGTACCGATGGGCTTTTTGTTTAAGTACTACACTGGCCCTGCCCATCAGTGGTTTAATGACTACGGAGCAGCGATATTTTACGAAATATTCTGGTGTCTGTTTGCATTTTGGTTTTTCAGAAGTCGGGCGGCGATAATCCAAATTCCTATATGGGTTTTTGTCATCACCTGTATACTAGAATTCTTGCAACTTTGGCATCCGCCGCTATTAGAGGAGATTCGCGCCACCTTGATAGGTAAATTGTTACTTGGTACTACCTTTGTTTGGTGGGATTTTCCTCATTATGTATTGGGTTCTGTATTAGGTTGGTTGTGGCTGCGACAATTACATAAAATAGGTTATGCAAAAACAAGTCAAGGTTAA
- a CDS encoding DUF2231 domain-containing protein produces the protein METTDTTQTGSTPFPNIPPVIESNDSEYVDTGVPSTVAIAGHPLHPLTVIFPIAFLAAALGSDVGYWLTRDFFWARASFWLIGLGLGLGLIAAATGLSDFLKIERVRKRTAGWVHLILNVSILVLSLVNFLLRLGDVESRILPWGLLISLLVGTLTSASGWFGAELSYRHKIGVVGAGSRRYP, from the coding sequence ATGGAAACTACAGACACAACGCAAACAGGTTCAACACCTTTTCCAAATATTCCACCAGTTATTGAAAGTAACGACAGTGAGTATGTTGATACCGGCGTACCAAGCACAGTTGCGATCGCAGGACATCCCCTACATCCCCTGACTGTGATCTTTCCTATCGCCTTTTTAGCCGCCGCCTTGGGAAGTGATGTCGGCTACTGGTTAACTCGTGATTTCTTTTGGGCTAGGGCTTCATTCTGGTTAATCGGACTCGGATTAGGTTTAGGCTTAATCGCAGCAGCCACCGGTCTGAGCGACTTTTTGAAAATTGAACGAGTTCGCAAGCGCACCGCCGGTTGGGTGCATTTGATACTTAACGTTTCTATCCTGGTTTTATCACTCGTCAACTTTCTCCTGCGTTTGGGCGACGTTGAGTCCCGAATATTACCTTGGGGACTATTAATCTCCCTCCTTGTTGGTACGCTGACTAGCGCTTCTGGCTGGTTCGGTGCTGAACTCTCCTATCGCCACAAAATCGGTGTAGTGGGCGCTGGTAGCAGAAGATATCCATAA